One stretch of Anguilla anguilla isolate fAngAng1 chromosome 5, fAngAng1.pri, whole genome shotgun sequence DNA includes these proteins:
- the LOC118228075 gene encoding C2 calcium-dependent domain-containing protein 4C-like produces the protein MWVVEKIRVSVERTNLPIPITEYSFRIADVMFGDKATSERSKRISLCPNVITPATIPEFCIPPKIPSQQEVKSTEFFRTGPGSSPSAETLDREVISTHIIQVESVEEAPFDNGYSDEETTNADPQSQAALSLPHLAKAQTCYGFCTLLESPHTRRKESLFHSDPSSCGIPLVLSRNRPSTCSKAFGLGALSSRLSPRGLALRRQGTQDSDTTSSTESSPFSSPLLARSLPKSSLFKTLSHERLLARSARKMAVSRNNSLSTDEGSSTDNSPNVLRRASDGLVEPPSDASSLAPPAIFPTELVLFRERVTRESRVPLGRDGTLRLSAEYCPENQQLRVRLISTEGLYAPSVDPKSINCSVTISMMPGKSQKQRSTVIRKSRNPIFNEDFFFDGISEDGLGFRSLRFKVVNKMPTMKRDCTLGDCELPLTTILTL, from the coding sequence ATGTGGGTGGTTGAGAAGATCCGTGTGTCAGTGGAGAGAACTAACCTGCCCATCCCTATCACCGAGTACAGCTTCAGGATCGCCGACGTCATGTTCGGGGATAAGGCCACCTCTGAGAGGAGCAAGAGAATCTCCCTTTGCCCAAACGTCATCACTCCTGCCACCATCCCGGAATTCTGTATCCCACCAAAGATCCCCTCCCAGCAGGAGGTGAAGAGCACGGAGTTCTTCAGGACTGGACCTGGATCCAGCCCCAGTGCTGAGACGCTGGATCGGGAGGTGATCAGTACGCACATCATCCAGGTGGAGAGTGTGGAAGAGGCGCCATTTGACAATGGGTACAGCGATGAGGAGACCACTAACGCAGACCCGCAAAGCCAAGctgccctctccctcccccatctgGCCAAAGCACAGACCTGCTACGGTTTCTGCACCCTGCTGGAGAGCCCCCACACAAGGAGGAAGGAGTCCCTGTTCCACAGTGACCCCAGCTCTTGCGGCATCCCCCTGGTCCTCTCCAGAAACCGGCCCAGTACGTGCTCCAAAGCCTTCGGCCTCGGCGCGCTGAGCTCCCGGCTCTCCCCTCGGGGCCTGGCACTGAGACGGCAAGGCACCCAGGACAGTGACACCACCTCCTCCACTGAGTCCTCCCCCTTCAGCTCACCGCTGCTTGCCCGCTCGCTCCCCAAGTCGTCGCTCTTCAAGACCCTGAGCCACGAGAGGCTGCTGGCCAGGAGCGCCAGGAAAATGGCTGTGTCCAGGAACAACTCTCTGTCCACCGACGAGGGTAGCTCCACGGACAACAGCCCCAACGTCTTGAGGAGAGCATCCGACGGCCTTGTAGAGCCTCCGTCCGACGCTTCCAGCCTGGCTCCACCAGCCATCTTCCCCACCGAACTGGTGCTCTTCAGGGAGAGGGTCACGAGGGAGAGTCGGGTACCCCTGGGCAGGGATGGGACCCTGAGGCTTTCAGCAGAGTATTGCCCTGAGAACCAGCAGCTCCGGGTGCGCCTGATCAGCACTGAGGGGCTTTACGCCCCTTCTGTGGACCCAAAAAGCATCAACTGCAGCGTGACCATCTCCATGATGCCCGGAAAGTCCCAGAAACAGCGCAGTACTGTTATCCGGAAAAGCCGGAACCCCATCTTCAATGAGGATTTCTTTTTTGACGGGATATCTGAGGATGGCCTCGGCTTCCGTTCTCTGCGGTTCAAAGTGGTCAATAAAATGCCAACAATGAAGAGGGACTGCACTCTTGGTGACTGTGAGCTTCCTCTGACCACCATATTAACTCTGTAA